Proteins encoded in a region of the Geobacillus genomosp. 3 genome:
- a CDS encoding putative nucleotidyltransferase substrate binding domain-containing protein, which produces MELLFAKVMDHLKKAESVIDLRFGHDELAHEWRRHLALERIGQLAEEMACVHEVMLHRVFFLAEREAVNMSVGRRPSAWCWYVMGSIGRREPTVWTDQDHGILFDCAKGEEAACYEFVRHMAAIGTKMLYEAGYPYCSGYVMPTNKRWAQSLTDWERQLSSYVDGGWPSDVRFLFIAMDMRSFYGDAKLAEAARRALFAAIADRPPLLARMGEHVSFPPVPLGWFGNVQTERWGPHSGAIHMKQSGYVQITNALKWLACLMRVPAATTAERRRALAEAGRLPAALAADIAKALDVYYYVRLKYGTEAEDGREYILWRALEREEQKQLKQAMRTAKRLQRFVARRVASIHE; this is translated from the coding sequence ATGGAATTATTATTCGCAAAGGTAATGGATCACTTAAAAAAGGCCGAATCGGTCATCGACCTTCGCTTCGGTCATGATGAACTGGCGCATGAATGGCGGCGCCACTTGGCGTTGGAACGCATCGGGCAGCTGGCCGAAGAAATGGCTTGTGTGCATGAGGTGATGCTCCACCGCGTCTTTTTCCTCGCCGAACGGGAGGCGGTCAACATGTCGGTCGGCCGCCGTCCGTCCGCCTGGTGTTGGTACGTGATGGGAAGCATCGGCCGGCGTGAGCCGACGGTTTGGACCGATCAAGATCATGGCATTTTGTTTGACTGTGCCAAGGGAGAGGAAGCGGCTTGTTATGAGTTCGTCCGTCACATGGCGGCGATTGGGACGAAGATGCTGTATGAGGCCGGGTATCCGTACTGTTCCGGCTATGTGATGCCAACCAACAAGCGGTGGGCGCAGTCGTTGACCGATTGGGAACGGCAGCTGTCGTCCTATGTAGACGGCGGATGGCCGAGCGATGTGCGTTTTTTGTTCATCGCAATGGATATGAGATCGTTTTACGGCGACGCGAAACTGGCTGAGGCGGCAAGAAGGGCGCTGTTTGCAGCAATAGCCGACCGGCCGCCCTTATTGGCGCGCATGGGCGAGCACGTTTCATTTCCTCCGGTTCCGCTCGGTTGGTTCGGGAACGTGCAAACAGAGCGTTGGGGGCCGCATAGCGGAGCAATTCATATGAAGCAAAGTGGTTATGTGCAAATCACGAACGCTTTAAAGTGGCTCGCCTGCCTGATGCGCGTGCCGGCGGCCACGACGGCCGAGCGGCGGCGCGCACTCGCTGAAGCCGGACGGTTGCCGGCGGCGCTCGCCGCCGATATAGCGAAAGCACTCGATGTTTACTACTATGTTCGCTTAAAGTACGGCACGGAGGCGGAAGATGGGCGGGAATATATTTTATGGCGGGCGCTTGAGCGGGAGGAGCAAAAGCAGTTGAAGCAGGCGATGCGCACCGCGAAGCGGCTGCAGCGCTTTGTCGCCCGGCGGGTGGCCAGCATTCATGAATGA
- a CDS encoding ammonium transporter, whose translation MGEKTLMLGLDALWVMLSAVLVIGMQVGFALLEAGSTRMKNSGHVAGKQILSFAIASLAFWAFGFAITFGAGNGLIGTDGWFLREGEGTFDSLSWANVPLELKFLFQLGFAGVSLAIAWGGFAERAKLSVYFLFGAIFTIAIYPVIGHWVWGGGWLGQLGMQDFAGSTVVHLQGAIAALMATMLLGPRIGKFNKDKTPNVIPGHNQVYTVIGGLILWIGWFGFNAGSTMAVGDGFFGYVALTTNLAAAAGAVAAIVTAKMLVGKADIPAMVNGVLAALVAITAACAFVEPWAAVIIGAAAGSLTFWTSIYFERKGIDDPIYAFSVHGIAGVIGTISTGFFASPRLVEITGIGKAGLFYGGGFDQLIVQTVGVLGAAVYVAVVSFVILYAMKKTIGLRVTAEQEISGLDISEHGSYGYPEQLDPAYQPNAAVRQ comes from the coding sequence ATGGGTGAAAAAACGTTGATGCTTGGGCTTGATGCTCTATGGGTCATGCTCTCGGCGGTACTCGTCATCGGCATGCAGGTAGGGTTCGCCTTGCTTGAGGCGGGATCGACGCGTATGAAAAACTCTGGGCATGTAGCTGGCAAACAAATATTGAGTTTTGCCATCGCCTCGTTGGCGTTTTGGGCGTTCGGTTTTGCCATTACGTTTGGTGCTGGGAACGGTTTGATCGGGACAGATGGTTGGTTTTTACGAGAGGGAGAAGGAACGTTTGATTCGTTGTCGTGGGCCAATGTGCCACTTGAGCTGAAATTTTTGTTTCAACTCGGGTTTGCCGGTGTGTCGCTCGCCATTGCCTGGGGCGGCTTCGCTGAGCGGGCGAAACTATCGGTTTATTTCCTTTTCGGGGCGATTTTCACCATTGCTATTTACCCGGTGATCGGCCATTGGGTATGGGGCGGCGGGTGGCTCGGGCAACTTGGAATGCAAGATTTTGCCGGCTCGACGGTTGTCCATTTGCAAGGGGCGATTGCGGCGCTCATGGCCACGATGTTACTCGGTCCGCGCATTGGCAAGTTTAATAAAGACAAAACGCCAAACGTTATTCCGGGACATAACCAAGTGTACACGGTCATCGGCGGGTTGATTTTATGGATTGGCTGGTTCGGATTTAATGCTGGAAGCACGATGGCAGTTGGCGATGGGTTTTTTGGCTATGTCGCCTTGACGACGAATTTGGCTGCTGCGGCAGGGGCGGTTGCAGCGATTGTTACAGCAAAAATGTTAGTCGGTAAAGCGGACATTCCGGCGATGGTCAACGGCGTGCTGGCCGCGCTTGTCGCCATTACGGCCGCGTGCGCGTTCGTCGAACCGTGGGCGGCGGTTATCATCGGAGCGGCAGCCGGGTCGTTGACGTTCTGGACATCCATCTATTTTGAACGAAAAGGAATTGATGATCCAATTTACGCCTTTTCCGTCCATGGCATTGCGGGTGTGATCGGCACCATTTCAACCGGGTTTTTCGCTTCGCCGCGGTTGGTTGAGATCACAGGCATCGGCAAAGCCGGGTTGTTTTATGGCGGCGGCTTTGACCAGCTGATTGTTCAGACAGTCGGTGTGCTTGGTGCTGCGGTGTATGTGGCTGTAGTTTCGTTCGTCATCTTATATGCCATGAAGAAAACGATCGGATTGCGCGTCACTGCGGAGCAAGAAATTTCCGGGCTCGATATTAGTGAGCACGGCTCTTACGGTTATCCGGAACAGCTTGACCCGGCGTACCAGCCGAATGCAGCGGTGCGGCAGTAA
- a CDS encoding MFS transporter produces MSQSETLWSKNFISLFLCNFFLFTNYYFLLVTMPIYAIHDLRVDESLSGLVSAVFLAAAIVVRFAAGPFVGRYGKLAMLKWSIVIFIVSSVLYLFSHTLISLLAVRFLHGLGFGIATMVAGAITADIIPPSRQGEGMGYFVLSSNLSMVAGPFLGLFSLEHLGAFLMLAAALACAAIAFFSSLSIRLPAQLKQPPSNQQVRLSPKHMVEVSVLPLALIGALFALAYAPVLSFVSVYAQELELGESGNLFFVIYAAILLLSRPFTGRWFDAHGPKALMAFCTASFAIGLVLLSIAKTAGIFLLSAALIGMGWGNLFPVLQTMAIQSAPLARSSSSLGTFLSIFDIGISAGSFLTGVLMASFGFRALYMVDAWFLFVVFIVYFAIIGKKRQKEPYSAQRQRA; encoded by the coding sequence ATGAGTCAGTCGGAAACATTATGGTCAAAAAACTTTATCAGTCTTTTTCTTTGCAATTTTTTTCTATTTACAAACTATTACTTTCTATTGGTTACGATGCCGATTTACGCCATTCATGACTTGCGCGTCGATGAGTCATTATCAGGACTTGTATCGGCTGTTTTTTTGGCGGCGGCTATTGTGGTCCGCTTCGCCGCCGGGCCGTTTGTCGGACGCTATGGGAAGCTCGCGATGCTCAAGTGGTCGATTGTCATTTTTATCGTCTCTTCAGTATTATATTTGTTTTCTCATACCCTCATAAGTTTGTTAGCCGTTCGCTTTTTGCACGGCTTAGGATTCGGCATCGCGACGATGGTGGCCGGCGCGATCACCGCCGATATCATCCCGCCGTCGCGTCAAGGGGAGGGAATGGGCTACTTTGTCTTATCTTCCAACCTATCGATGGTCGCTGGACCGTTTTTAGGGCTCTTTTCCTTAGAACATTTAGGGGCGTTTTTAATGTTGGCGGCCGCACTGGCATGTGCTGCCATTGCTTTTTTTTCTTCTTTGTCAATTCGGTTACCAGCGCAGCTGAAGCAGCCGCCTTCTAACCAACAAGTCCGGCTCTCGCCAAAACATATGGTCGAAGTGTCCGTTTTGCCGTTGGCGCTCATTGGCGCGCTGTTCGCGTTAGCGTACGCTCCTGTGTTGTCGTTCGTATCCGTTTATGCCCAGGAACTTGAACTTGGCGAAAGCGGCAATCTCTTTTTCGTCATTTACGCCGCCATCTTGCTTCTTTCCCGCCCGTTTACCGGGAGGTGGTTCGATGCGCACGGTCCGAAAGCGCTCATGGCTTTTTGCACCGCATCGTTTGCCATCGGGCTTGTTTTGCTAAGCATAGCCAAAACAGCAGGAATCTTTTTGCTAAGTGCCGCTCTCATTGGAATGGGCTGGGGAAATTTATTTCCTGTTTTGCAGACGATGGCGATTCAATCGGCCCCTCTTGCGCGAAGCTCTTCTTCGCTCGGCACCTTTCTATCCATTTTTGATATCGGAATTAGCGCCGGATCCTTTCTCACCGGCGTGCTGATGGCCTCTTTCGGTTTTCGGGCGCTGTATATGGTCGATGCATGGTTTTTGTTCGTTGTTTTTATCGTCTATTTTGCCATAATAGGGAAAAAACGCCAAAAAGAGCCCTACTCGGCCCAACGGCAGCGCGCCTAG
- a CDS encoding PCYCGC motif-containing (lipo)protein, which produces MAACMLSVGVLLSGCADGSSQEQSHSNMTKTATGDIRETTKSTEHLPSFLGAFEEEMAILYQQAAEHRELLEQIPCYCGCGQSAGHKNNYDCFIYENKKDGAVVWDDHATKCGVCLEIAAESIAAYDQGKSVKDIRQMIDEKYKEGYAEPTPTKPL; this is translated from the coding sequence ATGGCAGCATGTATGTTGTCAGTTGGCGTTCTTCTGTCAGGCTGCGCAGATGGCAGCAGCCAAGAACAAAGCCATTCGAATATGACGAAAACAGCGACAGGTGATATTCGCGAAACAACAAAATCAACGGAGCATTTGCCGAGCTTTTTAGGGGCGTTTGAAGAAGAGATGGCGATCTTGTACCAGCAGGCCGCTGAACACCGCGAGCTGCTCGAACAAATCCCTTGCTATTGCGGTTGCGGGCAATCGGCCGGCCATAAAAACAACTATGATTGCTTTATCTATGAAAATAAAAAAGACGGAGCGGTCGTCTGGGATGACCATGCGACTAAATGCGGCGTCTGTCTGGAAATCGCTGCCGAATCGATCGCCGCTTACGACCAAGGAAAATCGGTCAAAGACATCCGGCAGATGATCGATGAGAAATACAAAGAAGGCTACGCAGAGCCGACGCCGACCAAACCGCTCTAA
- a CDS encoding 3'-5' exonuclease, translating to MNERHRFWQRALRLLSLGIPREASSAFLGNEPSWQQEHWLRSLQKEKQNVIDWDGRLADIPFVIVDMETTGFSPQQGDEILAIAAAKTVNGRVIDTYATLVRPEQPIPTSISALTGITEDDVAPAPPLAEALRTFVPFIAAGVLTGYHIGHDLAFLRHALWRHYRQKWAGRFVDMQPIVRLVRHPCPTLDEALACYGIECVRRHTADGDVEAMAELWGILLKELRGRGIDTLHDLYAVLSRH from the coding sequence ATGAATGAGCGGCACCGTTTTTGGCAGCGGGCGCTCCGCCTCTTGTCGCTCGGCATCCCGCGCGAGGCGTCATCCGCCTTTTTAGGCAATGAACCTTCGTGGCAGCAAGAACATTGGCTACGCTCGCTGCAAAAGGAAAAACAAAATGTCATCGACTGGGACGGTCGGTTGGCTGACATTCCATTTGTCATCGTCGATATGGAAACGACCGGTTTTTCGCCTCAGCAAGGCGACGAGATTTTGGCCATAGCGGCGGCGAAAACCGTCAATGGCCGGGTGATCGATACGTATGCGACCCTCGTCAGGCCGGAACAGCCGATTCCGACATCCATTTCCGCTTTAACAGGCATTACGGAAGACGATGTTGCCCCCGCTCCGCCGCTTGCGGAGGCGCTGCGCACATTTGTCCCTTTTATCGCCGCCGGTGTCTTAACGGGCTATCATATCGGCCATGACTTGGCGTTTTTGCGTCATGCCCTTTGGCGCCATTACCGGCAAAAGTGGGCGGGGCGTTTTGTCGATATGCAGCCGATTGTTCGGCTTGTCCGCCATCCATGTCCGACGCTCGATGAGGCGCTGGCGTGCTATGGCATTGAATGCGTGCGCCGCCATACCGCCGACGGCGATGTCGAAGCGATGGCGGAGCTATGGGGGATTTTGCTTAAGGAGCTTCGCGGGCGCGGCATCGATACGTTGCACGATTTGTATGCGGTGCTCAGCCGCCACTGA
- a CDS encoding YndM family protein, with product MRHLLALALKYLLTTTVMFAILPLFLRISSAELLWFSLWVTLIAYALGDLYVLPRLGNVSATIADFGFVFVATWIGIGAFYDVAGGAIVSAAFFSALLAALGELLFHGYVLRFVVGQHGEEGAPLIGRQWQTEAAEEFDVRTAHPDSREDERAGEDRQNQEPPNPPVL from the coding sequence ATGAGACATTTGCTCGCATTGGCGCTGAAATATTTGCTGACGACTACCGTGATGTTTGCCATTTTGCCACTGTTTTTGCGCATTTCATCCGCGGAACTATTATGGTTCAGCCTTTGGGTGACACTTATCGCCTACGCGCTCGGCGATTTGTACGTCTTGCCGCGTCTCGGCAACGTCTCGGCGACGATCGCTGACTTCGGCTTCGTGTTTGTCGCCACTTGGATCGGCATTGGCGCGTTTTACGACGTTGCCGGAGGCGCCATCGTCAGCGCGGCCTTTTTCTCCGCTTTGCTTGCTGCGTTAGGGGAGCTGTTGTTCCACGGCTACGTGCTGCGTTTTGTCGTCGGCCAACATGGGGAGGAAGGGGCGCCGCTGATCGGCCGCCAGTGGCAGACCGAAGCGGCGGAAGAGTTTGACGTCCGCACCGCCCACCCCGATAGCCGCGAAGATGAACGGGCGGGCGAAGACCGGCAAAACCAAGAACCACCCAATCCCCCAGTTTTATAA
- a CDS encoding YozQ family protein, whose amino-acid sequence MTENKQSLEVAGRQYDPSDYKSATALGAGLAETHEQVSDVYAEGTIEAAVDQENAPDLPLSRPE is encoded by the coding sequence ATGACAGAGAACAAACAATCGCTTGAGGTGGCCGGGCGCCAGTATGATCCGTCTGATTACAAGTCAGCCACGGCTCTCGGTGCGGGGTTGGCCGAGACGCATGAACAAGTAAGCGATGTGTATGCGGAAGGGACAATTGAGGCGGCGGTCGATCAAGAAAACGCGCCGGATCTCCCGCTGTCCCGGCCGGAGTAA
- a CDS encoding VWA-like domain-containing protein has protein sequence MRWQRALLALLKERKDHSIALAIDTSNRPARPVLIQNIVKLFEKLRPDTLLVQADFKIRDVSPVGVATIKYFKHGKSSYTEVLEWAAAQKIDTLFYITDVTGYFYEELQVDYEVFWLVPDDYMPRVPFGKPIRVA, from the coding sequence GTGAGATGGCAGCGGGCTTTATTGGCGTTGCTCAAAGAGCGGAAAGATCACTCAATCGCATTGGCGATTGACACGTCGAACCGCCCGGCGCGGCCTGTGCTCATTCAAAACATCGTCAAGCTGTTTGAGAAATTGCGTCCGGACACGCTGCTTGTGCAGGCGGATTTCAAAATTCGCGATGTCTCGCCGGTCGGCGTAGCTACGATCAAGTATTTCAAACATGGGAAATCGTCGTACACCGAAGTGCTCGAATGGGCCGCTGCGCAAAAAATCGATACATTGTTTTACATCACCGATGTGACGGGCTATTTTTACGAAGAGCTACAAGTCGACTATGAAGTGTTCTGGCTTGTGCCGGACGATTACATGCCGCGCGTGCCGTTTGGCAAGCCGATTCGCGTTGCTTAA